The Euphorbia lathyris chromosome 2, ddEupLath1.1, whole genome shotgun sequence genome includes a window with the following:
- the LOC136217812 gene encoding probable WRKY transcription factor 57 isoform X1 codes for MDDHELKSNPGAHQFAAVSSWPLGPDSDAVNDLFATHRDRESSILCEFGWNFRPQSTSSNHGSFGDLHPIEADLAGNLGFTPESTSGGLQRSVSGDVTSSAGLGGSRIGNFSGGGGGDVSTPNPSVSSSSSEDPPEKSTGSDGKPPEIPSSKVRKKGQKRIRQPRFAFMTKSEVDHLEDGYRWRKYGQKAVKNSPFPRSYYRCTNGKCTVKKRVERSCEDPTIVITTYEGQHCHHTVGFPRGGIISHENTYLTPPISQFYYPGFQSPRENPPVTQTQPVAAAQTSESTITLLDRSPQLPVDDGLLGDIVPPGMRNR; via the exons ATGGATGATCATGAACTCAAATCCAATCCGGGAGCTCATCAGTTTGCTGCCGTCTCAAGTTGGCCGCTCGGACCTGACTCCGATGCCGTTAATGATCTCTTCGCTACGCATAGAGATAGAGAGAGCAGTATACTCTGTGAATTCGGATGGAATTTTCGCCCTCAAAGCACTAGCAGCAACCATGGCTCCTTTGGCGACCTTCACCCGATCGAAGCTGATTTGGCGGGAAATCTTGGTTTTACACCTGAGAGTACTAGCGGTGGCTTACAACGATCGGTAAGTGGTGATGTTACCAGTTCGGCGGGTTTGGGAGGCTCAAGGATCGGGAATTTtagtggtggtggtggtggtgacgTGTCAACTCCGAATCCATCAGTTTCGTCAAGCTCCAGCGAGGATCCACCAGAGAAGTCTACGGGCTCCGATGGCAAACCACCTGAGATACC GAGTAGTAAGGTTAGGAAGAAAGGACAAAAGAGGATCCGTCAGCCCCGTTTTGCATTTATGACTAAAAGTGAAGTTGATCATCTTGAGGATGGCTATCGTTGGAGGAAATATGGACAGAAAGCAGTAAAAAATAGTCCATTTCCCAG AAGCTATTATCGTTGCACAAACGGCAAATGTACAGTGAAGAAGAGGGTGGAAAGGTCTTGTGAAGATCCCACCATTGTAATTACAACATATGAAGGCCAGCATTGTCATCATACTGTTGGTTTTCCTCGAGGTGGAATTATTAGTCATGAAAACACCTACTTGACTCCTCCAATTTCACAATTCTATTATCCTGGATTTCAATCACCCAGAGAAAATCCTCCAGTTACCCAAACGCAACCGGTAGCAGCAGCCCAAACAAGTGAATCCACCATTACACTGCTAGATAGAAGTCCTCAGCTCCCAGTAGATGATGGACTGCTTGGGGACATTGTGCCTCCTGGAATGCGAAATAGATGA
- the LOC136217812 gene encoding probable WRKY transcription factor 57 isoform X2, with amino-acid sequence MDDHELKSNPGAHQFAAVSSWPLGPDSDAVNDLFATHRDRESSILCEFGWNFRPQSTSSNHGSFGDLHPIEADLAGNLGFTPESTSGGLQRSVSGDVTSSAGLGGSRIGNFSGGGGGDVSTPNPSVSSSSSEDPPEKSTGSDGKPPEIPKVRKKGQKRIRQPRFAFMTKSEVDHLEDGYRWRKYGQKAVKNSPFPRSYYRCTNGKCTVKKRVERSCEDPTIVITTYEGQHCHHTVGFPRGGIISHENTYLTPPISQFYYPGFQSPRENPPVTQTQPVAAAQTSESTITLLDRSPQLPVDDGLLGDIVPPGMRNR; translated from the exons ATGGATGATCATGAACTCAAATCCAATCCGGGAGCTCATCAGTTTGCTGCCGTCTCAAGTTGGCCGCTCGGACCTGACTCCGATGCCGTTAATGATCTCTTCGCTACGCATAGAGATAGAGAGAGCAGTATACTCTGTGAATTCGGATGGAATTTTCGCCCTCAAAGCACTAGCAGCAACCATGGCTCCTTTGGCGACCTTCACCCGATCGAAGCTGATTTGGCGGGAAATCTTGGTTTTACACCTGAGAGTACTAGCGGTGGCTTACAACGATCGGTAAGTGGTGATGTTACCAGTTCGGCGGGTTTGGGAGGCTCAAGGATCGGGAATTTtagtggtggtggtggtggtgacgTGTCAACTCCGAATCCATCAGTTTCGTCAAGCTCCAGCGAGGATCCACCAGAGAAGTCTACGGGCTCCGATGGCAAACCACCTGAGATACC TAAGGTTAGGAAGAAAGGACAAAAGAGGATCCGTCAGCCCCGTTTTGCATTTATGACTAAAAGTGAAGTTGATCATCTTGAGGATGGCTATCGTTGGAGGAAATATGGACAGAAAGCAGTAAAAAATAGTCCATTTCCCAG AAGCTATTATCGTTGCACAAACGGCAAATGTACAGTGAAGAAGAGGGTGGAAAGGTCTTGTGAAGATCCCACCATTGTAATTACAACATATGAAGGCCAGCATTGTCATCATACTGTTGGTTTTCCTCGAGGTGGAATTATTAGTCATGAAAACACCTACTTGACTCCTCCAATTTCACAATTCTATTATCCTGGATTTCAATCACCCAGAGAAAATCCTCCAGTTACCCAAACGCAACCGGTAGCAGCAGCCCAAACAAGTGAATCCACCATTACACTGCTAGATAGAAGTCCTCAGCTCCCAGTAGATGATGGACTGCTTGGGGACATTGTGCCTCCTGGAATGCGAAATAGATGA